In Gossypium hirsutum isolate 1008001.06 chromosome A10, Gossypium_hirsutum_v2.1, whole genome shotgun sequence, the DNA window taatgtagtttttctttgttttttatttgttaaaactagtccacaagctcgcctcactcgaaaaaaattaaatttttcaaaaaataaaagtataggggctagttttaacaaatggaaaatatagaaaaactacgttaaaagaaatggagaagggaggaaaacaaagagagaagtagaagagaatggaaaataaagaaaaaaggaaagtgaaaagaatataaaagaaaaaaattaaattgctcaaaatgacaaAAACGTAGggaccgattgtataaattaacttaaaattttagttttaaattatgatttaatgtGTCATGTCAACTTATCGTTACATTATTGACGACAATTAATGactaagtgattaaaatgttacaacacgataacgtaagtgattaaaacgtaacatttcaaacataagtgactaaaatataacccaaggtaaacaaaagtgactattttagtaatttactcttcaatatattaaatttatttctaaaatttgtttaaaaaatttctatattttaaaaaataataaataacatgtattaattctaaatattgtataaaaaagggTCGGGTTGAGCCCaggtttaatatatataattcggGTCGAGTTTGGGCAAAAATCTAAATCTATTTTTTAGCCGTGTCGAATTATGGCATAAGATTTTGGTTGGGCTCAGACCGAACTTGGCCtagcccatggacacctctaataGGCAATCATACTTCTCGtcaaaaaattaatgttttaattaaaattttcatttaaaaagttaaatttgactAAAAAAGGAAGAGTTATATTAAAGAAAATGTGATtgataaaagttaaattttacattaagccaaaaatttataatttaatactttttatcCCGATCCTCGACTCTGTTTGCAAAGttgtcaaattacaattacatcCATGTGTTCATACTGTTTATAAAGGGAAGGATATAATTTATGAGTTGTAAATTATAAGATCTAGATTAATATACTGCAAAAGATTTAGATCAAAACAACATTAACTTAAACTTTTGGACTTGATTGCAAATCTCCCTTTTCTTCAGACCATTCCGGAATAAACACTTTGCTCGCTTCCCCTCCTTTCTTTGCAGAGCCCTAGGCGTTCCGCATctggttttttattttctttttacgaAGGTAAACAAATTTCATGTTCAACTTTTAGTTGCAGTTGATTGATTTTGTCTAttgtaatttttagttattttgaataatcaGAATTTGGGAGGTCATGGCTAGATTATTATCGTCAAACGCGGTGTTGAAGGCCATCGCTACTGTCCCAGCTGCTCTTTCTAGTAGAAACGTATGTACtagttattattactattattattcatTGCTTTCATGATGTAGTGATATCAATTCATGTTAGttttggttttagggtttagggttttagataGTTCAGCTCTAGCCTTTTTAAATATTCAGCTCTAGCCTTTTTAAATATTCGCGGAGTTGACTGCTTCAAAATGTGGTTTCTTTGCTAAATCTGTGACTGAAGTTTAGTGTTTTGATTCAATGGTGCCCCTCGTGAATTATcttgttttaatttcaaaaggtctTAGTTTTGTTCTTGTGTTACTAGGTAATTGGATCCTTCTACCCGAGTGGGTTGAAATACTCAACATCTGTTCCCGGTGACCCTGATACACATGAAGATTTTAAACCAACAAATAAGATTCAGAGTTCTGATGTTTCTTTGAAGGATGTTGTTGAGCAGGTAGGTATGCCCTTTTCATATGTTACATGTTATATAGACAAGTTGATTGGAACTTTTGTCTCCTTTGTAGCTCAGAAATGTTCTTTGTCACGTAGGCTATGGTATTATTGATTGTGATTAACTGCTATTCTAGGATGTCAAGGAAAATCCTGTGATGATTTACATGAAAGGGGTACCTGATTTTCCTCAATGTGGATTCAGTTCATTGGCAGTAAGAGTGTTGAAACACTACAGTAAGTATTAATAGAATGACATGAATATTTCACCCACTTCTTTATTCAGTTTTTGTTTGGTAATTAATCTGTCTATGGGCAAGTCTGCATCTGCTTTATTGTTTGTGTGTCTCTCTGTGTATGAATCATATACTAATGTCTTTTTGAGTTATGCTCCTTTGGAAGAAAATTAGTACAAGTGTTAACTTATGAGCTGCACGACCAAAAGGATTTATGTCTGTTGTGTTTGCCGATTGCTCCATGCATGTTTGTTTTATCTTGGTGTAATTTTTTTGGTTTGTTATAGCTAATGCATTAGTAGCTTTGTATTCTTATCAAATTTCTGGCTGATGCAGATGTTCCTTTAAGTGCAAGAAATATTCTGGAAGATCCTGAGCTGAAAAGTGCTGTTAAAGCCTTCAGGTAAGTTGACCCTTTCTAGTATTTACTCCAAAGGCTAACCTAATTGTAGTTTTGGTAAAAGAAAGTGGACATTCAAACTCTCTTTTTTAGTCTAGGGTTCTCTCGTTTTCATGGTTTGAACATGATattcctttttatttatgttttcataataaaatGACTTGCCGAGAGCTGACACTTGTCAGTCAATGAAGCCTCTGTCCTGGGGCTTGGGTGGGCTGTCAATCTTTGTTCCATCAATGTCTAATGTATCTTGTGGAAGAGTCAAGAATCTCTTTAGACCTATAGATTTCCGATGGGTTTCACTGAACAAATTGATGCTATGCCaagattttcctttttttcttaaaCCTAATCTTTCTGTTGATTTTGAGAACTATTTCTTATAATTGTTCTATCCTATCACTTAGTTTGTATTTGGTTGAAGCAGAAGGCCGTAAATATAAAAAGGAAACTATTTTATATGGAATTCAATTCACAGAAACAACtgaaatgctttttttttttcttctacatCCTCTTATTTGAACATGAGCATGTTATATTGCTCAGTTAGTGAAAAATATTTGTTTCGACAGTCATGGAGTGAAAATAATTCCTTGTTCAAATAATGAAATATCAAATTTGTTAATCAATCTTCCCAGGGCATATCCAAATAAGTTTTCCTATAACTGAAAAGGACACAGATATGTCACTCCGTAGTTCTACAGCTGTATAGCTACATTCAGATGTTCTTATTAGAGGTGGTTATGGTTAAAAGGTCAAATTCCACATTGAGGGTTAGGCTTACTTGCATTCAGTGTTTCAGCTTTATGCCTAATCTTTCTTTTCTAATtgatttcttgtttatttttagCTCAAGAGTAGTTACATGATGTTAGTTTTATGCGGGTCaataggttttattattttgatgaaattgatagatttttcaTCTCAGAAACGGTTAATTAACATCCATAGATGATATTCTTATAATGTGCTTATTTCCGCTCATCACATTTTCTTTCTTGCAGCCATTGGCCCACATTTCCTCAGATATTTATTAAGGGAGAGTTCATTGGGGGTTCAGATATAATTCTCAACATGCACCAGGTTAAGTCTTGTTTCTTTTGTCTCCCTTTGCGCAAGTTATACAGGACTATTTATCAACTATGTTACCTGAACGGTTCATTTTAATTAAGGCATTTGTGCCTGGAAATTGTGTTTTAACATAGATTTAGACATGAAAATGAAGAATATGGTCCtccaaataaatgaaataaacttctaaaaaattaaaCACGTCTGTATAGGACACTCAACCCTTGATAACATAGCTCATAGCTGATGCATTTAATATGTACTTGTGCAGAATGGAGAACTGAAAGAAAAGCTCAAGGATATTGTAGGCAGTCCGAAGCTCGGATAATTCACTGTTGAATCTCAAGATTGTAGTAGGTTTTTGCTTTATTTGAAAGTATTTTTGTTTGCCCCTTTTCTTCTCTGGAAGATGATAAAGATAAAAAGGTTCCATATGTTACTAATGTATGATGACCTTGACTtgttaaaaactttcaaaaaataatcttatttgttctactttatttatttattgtctgTGTGCCATATTAAAACCTCTGCTACGTGAAAATAGATTGTATCTGAGTTATCACTCCATTACTATTGTCGGTT includes these proteins:
- the LOC107897207 gene encoding monothiol glutaredoxin-S15, mitochondrial, which codes for MARLLSSNAVLKAIATVPAALSSRNVIGSFYPSGLKYSTSVPGDPDTHEDFKPTNKIQSSDVSLKDVVEQDVKENPVMIYMKGVPDFPQCGFSSLAVRVLKHYNVPLSARNILEDPELKSAVKAFSHWPTFPQIFIKGEFIGGSDIILNMHQNGELKEKLKDIVGSPKLG